One part of the Methanobrevibacter sp. genome encodes these proteins:
- a CDS encoding glycosyltransferase family 2 protein, protein MSEINSDITKDVYLVVPAFNEEKTVSQIIEGIAERGYNVILVNDGSRDKTLDLAIESKRKYPDQIFVVSHVINRGLGAALKTGMILALKKRAKYIVTFDADGQHEIGDIPKVCKPLQDGEADVVIGARPFEDMPISKSFANYIMNALTLIFYGRKVKDSQSGLRAFTAQAADAINIVSRGYGVSSEFIKEISDKNLRLVEVTITTIYTPETQNKGTDAIVGLKILSKMIIDLFRI, encoded by the coding sequence ATGTCAGAAATAAATTCAGATATCACTAAAGACGTTTACTTGGTTGTTCCGGCATTCAATGAGGAAAAGACCGTTTCCCAAATCATTGAAGGAATAGCTGAAAGGGGATATAATGTGATACTGGTCAATGACGGTTCAAGAGACAAGACACTAGATTTGGCCATTGAATCAAAAAGGAAGTATCCCGATCAGATATTCGTAGTCTCCCATGTAATCAATAGGGGATTGGGTGCTGCATTGAAGACAGGAATGATTCTTGCACTTAAAAAAAGGGCAAAATACATTGTAACCTTCGATGCTGATGGACAGCATGAGATAGGAGACATTCCAAAGGTCTGCAAGCCATTGCAGGATGGAGAAGCTGATGTTGTAATCGGTGCAAGGCCATTTGAGGACATGCCAATAAGCAAAAGCTTTGCAAACTACATAATGAATGCATTGACCTTAATCTTCTACGGAAGAAAGGTTAAGGATTCACAATCTGGGCTAAGGGCCTTCACTGCCCAAGCGGCAGATGCAATCAATATAGTCTCCAGAGGGTATGGTGTTTCATCCGAATTCATTAAGGAGATAAGCGATAAGAATCTTAGATTGGTTGAAGTTACAATCACAACAATCTACACTCCAGAAACCCAAAATAAGGGAACAGATGCAATTGTCGGATTAAAGATCTTAAGTAAAATGATCATTGACTTATTTAGGATATAA
- a CDS encoding DUF2304 family protein, producing MGPFRTYQVLLVIATIIVIIYFYRRLRVKKITPATFVLWVLVCLIVNFFAFAPKFSDPLAGFFGFGRGLDLLLVLGYALLVYAIFRLYVKIDELNRNTTELVRALAIKDEIKLEDIDKDEDE from the coding sequence ATAGGTCCGTTTCGTACATATCAGGTTTTATTAGTTATTGCAACTATAATAGTCATAATATACTTCTATAGGAGATTGAGAGTTAAGAAGATCACCCCAGCCACATTCGTATTGTGGGTTTTAGTTTGTTTAATCGTCAATTTCTTTGCTTTCGCACCTAAATTCAGTGACCCCCTTGCAGGATTCTTCGGTTTTGGCAGAGGATTGGACCTCCTCCTTGTTCTTGGATATGCACTTCTTGTTTATGCGATTTTCAGACTATATGTGAAAATCGATGAATTGAATAGGAACACAACCGAATTGGTTAGGGCTTTAGCCATTAAGGATGAAATCAAATTGGAAGATATCGATAAGGATGAAGATGAATAA
- a CDS encoding (Fe-S)-binding protein, which yields MLLYFRGCTAREKLNSISKATERILRHAKISYETLEDEKCCGSVLLRTGFLEDAIEHMNGNLEDFEGRTILTSCAGCYKTLKEDYKKYLGVDLKVIHISQLLEQLIRENKISLKGNNDLNVTYHDSCHLGRHAGEYDAPRNVINSISNLVEMENTKEKARCCGSGGGVKSAYGELSNSIADLRIQEARQTDADLLVTACPFCKLNLSQNSQDLDVLDLSEFVLKHLDLTEDCDKEGEIQ from the coding sequence ATGTTATTGTATTTTAGAGGATGTACAGCTCGTGAAAAACTGAATTCAATCAGCAAAGCCACCGAAAGGATCTTAAGGCACGCAAAGATCAGTTATGAAACTTTGGAAGATGAAAAGTGCTGTGGCTCAGTGCTACTTAGAACCGGTTTTTTAGAGGATGCTATCGAGCATATGAATGGCAATTTGGAGGATTTTGAAGGAAGAACCATTCTCACCTCATGTGCTGGCTGCTATAAGACATTAAAGGAAGACTATAAGAAATACCTTGGTGTTGACTTGAAGGTCATTCACATTTCCCAATTGCTGGAGCAACTGATCAGGGAAAATAAGATCTCTCTTAAGGGAAACAATGATTTGAATGTAACATATCATGATTCCTGCCATTTGGGAAGGCATGCAGGGGAATATGATGCTCCAAGAAATGTCATCAACTCAATATCCAATCTTGTGGAAATGGAAAATACGAAGGAAAAGGCAAGATGCTGCGGTTCCGGAGGAGGAGTCAAATCCGCTTATGGGGAATTGTCCAATTCAATTGCAGATTTGAGAATTCAAGAGGCTAGGCAAACCGATGCAGACTTATTGGTGACTGCATGTCCATTCTGCAAATTGAATCTTAGTCAGAATTCCCAAGATTTGGATGTCTTGGACTTGTCTGAATTTGTTCTTAAGCATCTGGATTTAACTGAAGATTGTGACAAAGAGGGTGAAATCCAATGA